The following proteins are co-located in the Helicobacter acinonychis genome:
- a CDS encoding HIT family protein: MQHLYAPWRENYLKEKIKNCVFCEISQNPVKDLENRVLYRDNDLFVVMNAYPYNPGHLLIIPHVHKASVELLEINTWLNMNQLVPKVLKALYAYGAQGINVGLNLHKNAGAGIPEHLHMHLVPRFLGDSNFMSVVAQTRVCGIDFNETYLALKNLLEKDLG, translated from the coding sequence ATGCAACATTTATATGCCCCTTGGCGCGAAAATTATTTGAAAGAGAAAATTAAGAATTGTGTTTTTTGCGAGATCTCTCAAAACCCTGTAAAAGATTTAGAAAATAGGGTGCTTTATAGAGATAATGATCTCTTTGTTGTAATGAACGCCTACCCTTATAATCCAGGGCATTTGTTGATCATTCCCCATGTGCATAAAGCGAGTGTTGAACTTTTAGAAATTAACACTTGGTTGAACATGAATCAATTAGTGCCTAAAGTTTTAAAAGCGTTGTATGCTTATGGCGCTCAAGGGATCAATGTGGGTTTGAATCTGCACAAAAACGCAGGAGCAGGGATCCCAGAGCATTTGCACATGCATCTAGTACCTAGGTTTTTAGGGGATAGCAATTTTATGAGTGTTGTCGCTCAAACCAGAGTGTGCGGGATTGATTTTAATGAAACTTATCTTGCATTAAAAAACTTATTAGAAAAGGATCTTGGTTGA
- a CDS encoding Mur ligase family protein translates to MQSPSWLDLAFRWLFVTGLGYYVITLLQWYHYSVFRILTKHHKMRWHGIYFVLPLGVFMGSYVFKIPFVFDFFCGVIQIPMLIVWAKRNDKPLVFTPRVKRFFIFLLLFLILHEILNIELVSLSGISLALGYLCLFIFVLSTSLIFEKVLSKQYLQIAKDKIASLKSLKVIAITGSFGKTSTKNFLHQILQTKFNVHASPKSVNTLLGIANDINQNLEDSSEIYIAEAGARNKGDIKEITHLIEPHLAVITEVGEQHLEYFKTLENICETKAELLDSKRLENAFCYSIETIKPYAPNNAPLIDYSSLVKNIQSTLKGTFFEMLLDGVWESFGTKVLGKFNAYNIALAILIAKHLGLETERIKQLVLNLNPIAHRLQLLEVNQKVIIDDSFNGNLKGMLEGIRLASLYEGRKVIVTPGLVESNTESNETLAKKINEVFDVAIITGELNSKVIASHLKKPQKILLKDKGQLENILQATTIQGDLILFANDAPNYI, encoded by the coding sequence ATGCAAAGTCCTAGTTGGCTGGATTTAGCGTTTCGTTGGCTCTTTGTAACAGGGCTTGGCTATTATGTGATAACTTTATTGCAATGGTATCATTACAGCGTGTTTAGGATCTTAACTAAGCATCATAAAATGCGTTGGCATGGGATTTATTTTGTATTGCCTTTAGGGGTGTTTATGGGATCGTATGTTTTCAAAATACCGTTTGTTTTTGATTTCTTTTGCGGTGTTATTCAAATACCCATGCTCATTGTTTGGGCTAAACGCAACGACAAGCCTTTAGTTTTCACGCCAAGGGTGAAGCGCTTTTTTATTTTTTTATTGTTATTTTTAATCTTGCATGAAATCTTAAACATAGAATTAGTTTCTTTAAGCGGGATCTCACTCGCGCTTGGCTATTTGTGTTTATTCATATTCGTTTTAAGCACTTCTTTAATCTTTGAAAAAGTCTTATCCAAGCAGTATTTGCAAATCGCTAAAGATAAAATCGCCTCTTTAAAAAGTTTAAAAGTCATCGCCATTACTGGGAGTTTTGGGAAAACTAGCACCAAAAATTTCTTGCATCAAATCTTACAAACGAAATTCAATGTGCATGCAAGCCCTAAAAGCGTCAATACCCTTTTAGGCATTGCGAATGATATTAACCAAAATTTAGAGGATAGTAGCGAAATTTATATCGCTGAAGCTGGGGCAAGGAATAAGGGCGATATTAAAGAAATCACCCATCTCATTGAACCACACCTTGCTGTGATCACAGAAGTGGGCGAACAGCATTTAGAATATTTTAAAACTTTAGAAAATATTTGCGAGACTAAAGCGGAGTTATTGGATTCAAAACGATTGGAAAACGCCTTTTGTTACTCTATAGAGACCATTAAACCCTATGCCCCTAACAACGCCCCTTTAATAGATTATTCTAGCTTGGTTAAAAACATCCAATCCACTTTAAAAGGCACTTTTTTTGAAATGCTTTTAGATGGCGTTTGGGAAAGTTTTGGAACGAAAGTTTTAGGCAAATTTAACGCTTATAATATCGCTTTAGCTATTTTAATCGCCAAGCATTTAGGTTTAGAAACAGAAAGGATCAAACAGCTTGTTTTGAATCTCAACCCTATTGCCCATCGTTTGCAACTTTTGGAAGTGAATCAAAAAGTCATTATAGACGATAGCTTTAATGGGAATTTAAAAGGCATGCTAGAGGGTATTCGTTTAGCGAGTTTGTATGAAGGGCGTAAAGTCATTGTAACGCCGGGATTAGTGGAAAGCAATACAGAAAGCAATGAAACTTTAGCGAAAAAAATCAATGAAGTCTTTGATGTCGCTATCATCACAGGGGAGTTAAATTCTAAAGTGATTGCGTCCCATTTAAAGAAACCTCAAAAAATCTTACTCAAAGATAAGGGGCAATTAGAAAATATCTTACAAGCCACTACGATTCAAGGCGATTTGATTTTATTTGCTAATGACGCCCCCAATTACATTTAA
- the estV gene encoding lipase EstV has translation MAKRSVAYLGSVFDISYTFIDNHSPLNALFLHGWGSSKEVMQQAFQRCFLNYNHLYVDLPGFNQSPNDEKVLETKDYANIINLFLKSVDKKVHAVFGHSFGGKVAILCENDRIILLSSAGILEPKPLKVRCKILLAKIFKKLGLNLGFLRSKDAINLNQVMYETFKKVVSEDFSDHFKRCEKEVLLFWGKDDKATPLSSAQKMQTLLKKSKLFVLEGDHFFFLNQAKEIEKLMENYDHAKS, from the coding sequence ATGGCTAAACGCAGCGTCGCTTATTTAGGGAGCGTTTTTGATATTTCCTACACTTTTATAGACAACCATAGCCCTTTAAACGCCTTGTTTTTGCATGGCTGGGGGAGTTCTAAAGAAGTGATGCAACAAGCGTTTCAACGCTGTTTTTTAAATTACAACCATTTGTATGTGGATTTGCCCGGTTTCAATCAAAGCCCTAATGATGAAAAAGTCTTAGAAACTAAAGATTATGCTAATATCATCAATCTATTCTTAAAAAGCGTAGATAAAAAAGTGCATGCCGTTTTTGGGCATAGCTTTGGAGGGAAAGTGGCGATCTTGTGTGAAAACGATCGGATTATTTTATTGAGTAGCGCGGGTATTTTAGAGCCAAAACCTTTAAAAGTGCGTTGTAAAATCCTTTTAGCTAAAATCTTTAAAAAATTAGGACTAAATTTAGGGTTTTTGAGGAGTAAGGACGCTATTAATCTTAATCAAGTGATGTATGAAACCTTTAAAAAAGTCGTCAGTGAAGACTTTAGCGATCATTTCAAACGATGCGAGAAAGAAGTTTTATTATTTTGGGGTAAAGATGATAAAGCAACCCCCTTAAGCTCCGCTCAAAAAATGCAAACCTTATTAAAAAAGAGCAAATTATTTGTTTTAGAAGGGGATCATTTCTTTTTTTTAAACCAAGCAAAAGAGATTGAAAAACTAATGGAGAATTATGATCATGCAAAGTCCTAG
- a CDS encoding D-alanine--D-alanine ligase — translation MEFCVLFGGASFEHEISIVSAIALKEVLKDQIKYFIFLDENHHFYLIEASNMHSKYFAQIKEKKLPPLMLTHNGLLKNSFLGTKTIELPLMINLVHGGDGEDGKLASLLEFYRIAFIGSRVEASVLSYNKHLTKLYAKNLGVKTLDCILLNEKNRANALDLIKPSFNFPFIVKPNNAGSSLGVSVVKEEKELAYALDGAFEYSKEVLIEPFIQRVKEYNLAGCKIKEDFCFSYVEEPNKQEFLDFKQKYLDFSRTKAPKANIPNALEEQLRENFKKLYNDLFDGAIIRCDFFVIDNEVYLNEINPIPGSLANYLFDDFKTTLENLAQSLPKTPKIQVKNSYLLQIQKNK, via the coding sequence GTGGAATTTTGCGTTTTATTTGGTGGGGCGAGTTTTGAACATGAAATCAGTATTGTGAGTGCAATCGCACTTAAAGAAGTGTTGAAAGATCAAATTAAATATTTTATTTTTTTAGATGAAAACCATCATTTTTACTTGATTGAAGCATCTAACATGCATTCAAAATACTTCGCTCAAATCAAAGAAAAAAAATTACCCCCCCTAATGCTGACACACAATGGTTTACTTAAAAACTCGTTTTTAGGCACTAAAACAATAGAATTACCTTTAATGATTAACCTTGTGCATGGAGGCGATGGCGAAGACGGAAAATTAGCGAGCTTGTTAGAATTTTATCGTATCGCTTTTATAGGCTCTAGAGTTGAAGCGAGCGTGTTGAGCTATAACAAACATTTAACCAAGCTTTATGCTAAAAATTTAGGGGTAAAGACTTTAGATTGCATTCTTTTGAATGAAAAAAACCGTGCTAACGCCCTGGATTTGATCAAGCCTAGTTTTAATTTTCCCTTTATTGTCAAACCCAATAACGCTGGGAGCTCTTTAGGGGTGAGTGTTGTGAAAGAAGAAAAAGAATTAGCCTACGCTTTAGATGGCGCGTTTGAATATTCTAAAGAAGTCTTAATAGAACCTTTCATTCAAAGAGTGAAAGAATACAATTTAGCCGGTTGTAAGATAAAAGAGGATTTTTGTTTTTCCTATGTTGAAGAGCCTAACAAACAAGAGTTTTTGGATTTCAAACAAAAATATTTGGATTTTTCACGCACCAAAGCCCCTAAAGCTAACATTCCTAACGCCCTAGAAGAACAATTGAGAGAAAATTTTAAAAAACTCTATAACGATTTGTTTGATGGTGCGATCATTCGTTGCGATTTTTTTGTCATAGATAACGAAGTGTATCTTAATGAGATCAACCCCATTCCTGGCAGTTTAGCCAATTATTTGTTTGATGATTTTAAAACAACGCTAGAAAATTTAGCCCAATCATTACCCAAAACCCCTAAAATCCAAGTTAAAAACTCTTATTTGTTACAGATCCAAAAGAATAAGTAA
- a CDS encoding phosphatidylglycerophosphatase A family protein, which yields MNKFGWRACFLTLFFSGYSKKAPGTIGSLVALLLGLPILAFSANTLFLGAIFIGLIAITQIDKEEEESKRHDSSYIVIDELVGMWLAIAISGLSLVGVVLSFIFFRIYDITKPSLIGAIDKKVKGGLGVVADDALAGVLAGLSVLVVVNILGFFNIKL from the coding sequence TTGAATAAATTTGGTTGGCGCGCGTGTTTTTTAACCCTTTTTTTTAGCGGTTATTCTAAAAAAGCTCCTGGAACGATAGGGAGTTTAGTGGCGTTATTACTAGGCTTACCTATTTTAGCTTTTTCGGCTAACACTTTGTTTTTAGGGGCGATTTTTATTGGGCTTATCGCTATCACTCAAATAGATAAAGAAGAAGAAGAGAGTAAAAGGCATGATAGCTCTTACATTGTGATAGACGAATTAGTGGGCATGTGGCTTGCTATAGCTATTAGTGGGTTATCACTAGTGGGTGTGGTTTTGAGTTTTATCTTTTTTAGGATCTATGATATTACTAAGCCCTCACTCATTGGTGCAATAGACAAAAAAGTTAAAGGAGGTTTAGGGGTTGTGGCAGATGACGCTTTGGCTGGCGTTTTAGCTGGGTTGAGCGTGTTGGTGGTGGTCAATATTTTGGGGTTTTTTAACATTAAACTTTAA
- a CDS encoding pyridoxal-phosphate-dependent aminotransferase family protein → MLLFTPGPVAISEEMRTSFSQQMPHHRTKDFEKIFQSVRENLKKMTGLEEVLLLNSSGTGAMEASILSLCQKGLLFVNAGKFGERFGKIAKAHSLKARELVYEWDTPAKVDEILNTLKVNPNIDAFCIQACESSGGLRHPVEEIAQAIKETNKDIFVIVDAITALGVEPLEIKHIDALIGGSQKAFMLPPAMSLIALSQKAIDRIEERNIGFYFNLKSELKNQKNNTTSYTAPILHTLGLQRYFELVQNLGGFEALYKETKRVALATQKAVLALGLKIFPKSPSLSMTTIFNEHAKELRTLLKEKYQVQFAGGQEPYKDALIRINHMGIIPVYQSAYALNTLELALNDLNLREFDGVANTTFLKQYYEI, encoded by the coding sequence ATGTTGCTTTTTACTCCAGGCCCTGTAGCGATTAGTGAAGAAATGCGCACAAGCTTTTCTCAGCAAATGCCCCACCACCGCACCAAAGATTTTGAAAAGATTTTTCAAAGCGTGCGAGAAAATTTAAAAAAAATGACAGGTTTAGAAGAAGTTTTGCTTTTAAATAGCAGTGGGACAGGGGCTATGGAAGCGAGCATTCTTTCATTGTGTCAAAAGGGATTGCTGTTTGTTAATGCGGGTAAATTTGGCGAAAGGTTTGGCAAGATCGCTAAAGCCCATTCACTCAAAGCTCGCGAATTGGTCTATGAGTGGGACACGCCCGCTAAAGTAGATGAAATATTAAACACGCTTAAAGTTAACCCTAACATTGATGCGTTTTGCATTCAAGCATGCGAGTCTAGTGGGGGGTTAAGACACCCTGTAGAAGAAATCGCTCAAGCGATCAAAGAAACCAATAAAGATATTTTTGTGATCGTAGATGCCATCACCGCTTTAGGGGTTGAACCTTTAGAAATAAAACATATAGATGCACTCATTGGAGGGAGTCAAAAGGCGTTCATGCTGCCTCCTGCGATGAGCTTGATTGCGTTGAGTCAAAAAGCAATTGATCGTATAGAAGAACGCAATATAGGGTTTTATTTCAACTTAAAGAGCGAATTGAAAAACCAAAAAAATAACACCACAAGCTACACCGCTCCTATTTTACACACTTTAGGGTTGCAACGCTATTTTGAATTAGTGCAAAATTTGGGGGGCTTTGAAGCACTCTATAAAGAGACTAAAAGAGTCGCTCTAGCCACTCAAAAAGCGGTTTTAGCATTAGGTTTAAAGATCTTCCCTAAAAGCCCAAGTTTGAGCATGACAACGATTTTTAACGAGCATGCCAAAGAATTGCGAACTCTTTTAAAAGAAAAATACCAGGTGCAATTTGCGGGTGGGCAAGAGCCTTATAAAGATGCACTCATTCGCATCAATCACATGGGAATCATTCCTGTTTACCAAAGCGCTTACGCCTTAAATACCCTAGAATTAGCCCTAAACGATTTGAATTTAAGGGAATTTGATGGCGTAGCGAACACAACCTTTTTAAAGCAATATTATGAAATTTAA
- a CDS encoding phosphoribosyltransferase, which produces MHYSYETFLKDSLKLVEQVEQICGIPEALVCVMRGGMTLAHFLSLHWNLREVYGINAISYDTTNRQNALKIENIPTIKDYLKTILVVDEIVDSGNSLEAVLKVLQEKHLDKKFYSASLFQKTSAKYKADAFLKDAPEWIDFFWEVDLKNFKSH; this is translated from the coding sequence ATGCATTATTCTTATGAAACCTTTTTAAAAGACAGCCTAAAATTAGTGGAACAAGTAGAACAAATTTGCGGTATCCCAGAAGCCCTTGTGTGCGTGATGCGAGGGGGCATGACTTTAGCGCATTTTTTGAGTTTGCATTGGAATTTAAGGGAAGTTTATGGCATCAATGCGATTTCTTATGACACTACAAACCGACAAAACGCCCTAAAAATTGAAAATATCCCCACAATCAAAGATTATTTAAAAACCATTCTTGTGGTAGATGAAATCGTAGATAGCGGTAATTCTTTAGAAGCGGTGCTTAAAGTGTTGCAGGAAAAACACCTTGATAAAAAGTTTTATAGCGCGAGTTTGTTCCAAAAGACAAGCGCAAAATACAAAGCCGATGCGTTTTTAAAAGACGCTCCTGAATGGATTGATTTCTTTTGGGAAGTGGATTTGAAAAACTTTAAAAGCCATTAA
- the rimO gene encoding 30S ribosomal protein S12 methylthiotransferase RimO, producing MQKENKQLCLISLGCSKNLVDSEVMLGKLYNYTLTNDAKSADVILINTCGFIESAKQESIQTILNAAKDKKEGTLLIASGCLSERYKDEIKELIPEVDIFTGVGDYDKIDILIAKKQNQFSEQVFLSEHYNARVITGSSVHAYVKISEGCNQKCSFCAIPSFKGKLHSRELDSILKEVEDLVLKGYKDMTFIAQDSSSFLYDKGQKDGLIQLISAIDKQQALRSARILYLYPSSTTLELIGAIENSPIFQNYFDMPIQHISDSMLKKMRRNSSQAHHLKLLNAMKQVQESFIRSTIIVGHPEENEGEFEELSAFLDEFQFDRLNIFAFSAEENTHAYSLEKVPKKIINARIKALNKIALKHQHNSFKALLNKPIKALVENKEGEYFYKARDLRWAPEVDGEILINDSELNTPLKPGHYTIVPSAFKDNILLAKVLSPF from the coding sequence ATGCAAAAAGAAAACAAACAACTTTGCTTAATCTCATTAGGTTGCTCTAAAAACTTGGTGGATTCAGAAGTGATGTTGGGCAAGCTCTATAATTACACGCTCACCAATGACGCTAAAAGCGCTGATGTGATTCTTATCAACACTTGTGGGTTTATTGAAAGCGCTAAACAAGAGAGTATCCAAACCATTCTTAACGCCGCTAAGGACAAAAAAGAGGGCACGCTTTTGATTGCGAGCGGGTGCTTGAGCGAGCGCTATAAAGATGAAATCAAAGAATTGATCCCTGAAGTGGATATTTTTACCGGAGTGGGGGATTATGACAAGATTGATATTTTAATCGCTAAAAAACAAAACCAATTCAGCGAGCAAGTGTTTTTAAGCGAGCATTATAACGCACGCGTTATCACAGGATCTAGCGTGCATGCTTATGTTAAAATTTCTGAGGGCTGTAACCAAAAATGCTCTTTTTGTGCCATTCCTAGCTTTAAGGGGAAATTGCATAGCAGAGAATTAGACTCCATTTTAAAAGAAGTAGAAGATCTAGTGCTTAAAGGCTATAAGGACATGACTTTTATCGCTCAAGATTCTAGCTCATTTTTATACGATAAGGGGCAAAAAGACGGCTTAATCCAGCTCATTAGTGCGATTGATAAACAACAAGCCTTAAGGAGTGCTCGTATTTTATACCTCTACCCTTCTAGCACCACTTTAGAGCTTATTGGCGCGATTGAAAACTCGCCCATTTTTCAAAATTATTTTGACATGCCCATACAGCATATTAGCGATTCCATGCTTAAAAAAATGCGTCGTAACTCCAGCCAAGCACACCATTTAAAGCTTTTAAACGCCATGAAACAAGTTCAAGAAAGCTTTATAAGAAGCACGATTATTGTAGGGCATCCAGAAGAAAATGAGGGCGAATTTGAAGAATTGAGTGCATTTTTAGATGAGTTCCAATTTGATAGATTGAATATCTTTGCTTTTAGTGCTGAAGAAAATACGCATGCGTATTCTTTAGAGAAAGTGCCTAAAAAAATCATTAACGCTCGCATTAAAGCTTTGAATAAAATCGCTTTAAAACACCAGCACAATTCTTTTAAGGCTTTGTTAAATAAGCCTATTAAGGCATTAGTGGAAAATAAAGAAGGCGAGTATTTTTACAAAGCAAGGGATTTGAGATGGGCACCTGAAGTGGATGGGGAAATTTTAATCAATGACAGCGAATTAAACACCCCCTTAAAACCTGGGCATTACACGATTGTGCCTAGTGCCTTTAAAGATAATATCTTACTCGCTAAGGTTTTAAGCCCTTTTTAA
- a CDS encoding HP0729 family protein, with translation MNHLLILYNPYYQKDVIQQYLSILQEKSQVGFGKIKSKLNNQERQHSLLEEIYKATNEENFLQLFLSDYANLFVAKVIRVSKDIDESLIPSYYKEKNLEVEDFFIISDLRELVREDFSLLRDKFLANFITPNNHTYAIYRNNYIYPLPVRLKEERSYFLGDEKHYLSVCKSKEYLAMQENFMHFVFGKRLFYLLHPDSINNIIHAELELLQSQNDFLNDFTSIIVKYSKILEYEIYIFAKKVLLKACEKDPNLYDLTYQVQGQFFTLKDFFTKKPNLGSIKFLLKHKKVQCHLEESLNKFINSFFQKSLSLIQNIRNEAVHTKVPSLNEVEKVRNEILSIEGVSLLKSILTHKEIS, from the coding sequence ATGAACCATCTTTTAATCCTTTATAACCCTTACTATCAAAAAGATGTTATCCAACAATATTTAAGTATTTTGCAAGAAAAATCCCAAGTGGGCTTTGGCAAGATCAAATCAAAACTCAACAATCAAGAAAGGCAGCACTCCTTATTAGAAGAGATCTACAAAGCCACCAATGAAGAAAATTTTTTGCAACTTTTTTTGAGCGATTACGCTAATTTATTTGTCGCTAAGGTAATAAGAGTTTCTAAAGATATTGATGAGAGTTTGATCCCTAGCTATTATAAAGAAAAAAATTTGGAAGTGGAAGACTTTTTCATTATCAGCGATTTAAGAGAATTGGTCAGGGAAGATTTTAGCCTTTTAAGGGATAAATTTTTAGCCAATTTTATCACGCCAAACAACCACACCTATGCCATTTATAGGAATAATTACATTTATCCTTTGCCGGTGAGATTAAAAGAAGAGCGTTCTTATTTTTTAGGGGACGAAAAGCATTATCTGAGCGTGTGTAAAAGCAAAGAATATTTAGCCATGCAAGAAAATTTCATGCACTTTGTTTTTGGCAAAAGGCTTTTTTACCTTTTACACCCTGATAGCATCAATAATATCATTCATGCAGAATTAGAGCTTTTACAAAGCCAAAACGATTTTTTGAATGATTTTACAAGCATTATAGTTAAATACTCTAAAATATTAGAATATGAAATTTATATTTTTGCTAAAAAAGTTCTTTTAAAAGCGTGCGAAAAAGATCCCAACCTTTATGATTTAACTTATCAAGTCCAAGGGCAATTTTTTACGCTTAAAGATTTTTTTACTAAAAAGCCTAATCTTGGGAGCATTAAATTCCTACTCAAACACAAAAAAGTCCAATGCCATTTAGAAGAAAGCTTAAACAAATTCATCAATTCTTTTTTTCAAAAAAGCCTAAGTCTCATTCAAAATATCCGCAATGAAGCCGTTCATACAAAAGTTCCAAGTTTGAATGAAGTTGAAAAAGTAAGGAATGAAATTTTAAGCATAGAGGGTGTGAGCTTACTAAAAAGCATTTTAACCCATAAGGAAATTTCATGA
- the tilS gene encoding tRNA lysidine(34) synthetase TilS, with translation MRSIKHTLSVNFIVQDFKAYLEPLREGKNLLGFSGGVDSTCLFHLLVKENIAFDIALVDYNTQKQRLEIIKHAQKLAKTHHKKCYIHYAQKITHDFEMQARKIRYDFFETLIREHSYKHLILAHHLNDRLEWFLMQLSKGAGLNTLLSFQAYEKRGFYAIVRPLLYTSKDILKTLAKDMKFFEDFSNYSLKFKRNFFRKHYANSLMQYYSKGIIQSFKFLDQEKERLYPLTPFSQMHGIIFFKYSQNALFIVDKILKQKGYVLSFSQKEEIKRHFFSLEIAQKFIIEKDKEHVFIALKPQQTLSMPKDFKDKARRLNIPKRLRSILYTEFLKQPTHDFLIRFKQSLEKI, from the coding sequence ATGCGATCAATTAAGCATACATTGAGTGTAAATTTTATAGTGCAAGATTTTAAAGCTTATTTAGAGCCCTTAAGAGAGGGTAAAAATTTATTGGGTTTTTCAGGTGGGGTGGATTCTACTTGCTTGTTTCATCTTTTAGTTAAAGAAAATATCGCCTTTGACATCGCGTTAGTGGATTATAACACGCAAAAACAACGCCTTGAAATCATCAAACACGCTCAAAAACTCGCAAAAACACACCATAAAAAATGCTATATCCATTACGCTCAAAAAATCACGCATGATTTTGAAATGCAAGCGAGAAAAATCCGTTATGATTTTTTTGAAACCCTAATCAGAGAGCATTCTTACAAGCATTTGATTTTAGCGCACCACTTGAATGACAGGCTAGAATGGTTTTTGATGCAATTAAGCAAGGGAGCTGGGTTGAACACGCTTTTAAGCTTTCAAGCTTATGAAAAAAGAGGGTTTTATGCGATTGTGCGTCCCTTACTCTACACCTCTAAAGACATTCTTAAAACGCTCGCTAAAGATATGAAATTTTTTGAAGACTTTTCTAATTATTCTTTGAAATTCAAACGCAATTTTTTTAGAAAACATTACGCCAATTCCTTAATGCAATATTATTCCAAAGGCATTATCCAAAGTTTTAAATTTTTGGATCAAGAAAAAGAGCGGCTTTACCCTTTGACCCCCTTTTCACAAATGCATGGGATCATTTTTTTTAAATATTCACAAAACGCGCTTTTTATAGTGGATAAAATCTTAAAACAAAAGGGGTATGTGTTGAGTTTTTCTCAAAAAGAAGAAATCAAACGCCATTTTTTTAGTTTAGAAATCGCTCAAAAATTCATCATTGAAAAGGATAAAGAGCATGTCTTTATCGCCCTTAAACCCCAACAAACTTTAAGCATGCCAAAGGATTTTAAAGACAAAGCTAGGAGATTGAATATCCCTAAACGCTTACGGTCTATTTTATACACAGAGTTTTTAAAACAACCAACGCATGATTTTTTAATCCGTTTTAAACAGAGTTTAGAAAAGATTTAA
- the gap gene encoding type I glyceraldehyde-3-phosphate dehydrogenase, which translates to MKIFINGFGRIGRCVLRAILERNDTNHPLEVVGINDPANWEILAYLLEHDSTHGLLNKEARYSNGKLIIGSLEIPIFNSIKDLKGVDVIIECSGKFLEPKMLENYLLLGAKKILLSAPFIGEYDEKQYPTLVYGINHFLYQNQAIVSNASCTTNAIAPICAILDKAFSIKEGMLTTVHSYTSDQKLIDLAHPLDKRRSRAAASNIIPTSTKAALALHKVLPNLKNKMHGHSVRVPSLDVSMIDLSLFLEKKAPKESINDLLIEASKGALKGVLEIDLKKRVSSDFISNPSSVIVAPDLTFTLENMVKIMGWYDNEWGYSNRLVDMAQFICHY; encoded by the coding sequence ATGAAAATTTTTATCAATGGATTTGGCCGCATTGGGCGATGCGTTTTAAGAGCTATTTTAGAGCGCAACGACACAAACCACCCTTTAGAAGTGGTGGGTATCAACGACCCTGCTAATTGGGAAATTTTGGCTTATCTTTTAGAGCATGACAGCACGCATGGGCTACTTAATAAAGAAGCGCGTTACTCTAATGGTAAGCTTATTATCGGCTCGCTAGAAATCCCTATTTTTAATAGTATCAAAGACTTAAAAGGTGTGGATGTTATCATAGAGTGTTCAGGGAAGTTTTTAGAGCCTAAAATGTTAGAAAATTACCTTTTGCTTGGGGCTAAAAAGATTCTTTTATCCGCCCCCTTTATCGGCGAATACGATGAAAAACAATACCCTACTTTAGTGTATGGCATCAATCATTTTCTTTATCAAAACCAAGCAATTGTTTCTAACGCCTCTTGCACAACTAATGCAATCGCACCCATTTGCGCGATTTTAGATAAAGCTTTTAGTATTAAAGAAGGCATGCTAACAACCGTTCATAGCTACACGAGCGATCAAAAACTCATTGATCTAGCCCACCCCTTAGACAAACGACGCTCTAGAGCGGCTGCAAGCAACATTATCCCCACAAGCACTAAAGCCGCTCTAGCCTTGCATAAAGTTTTACCCAATCTCAAAAATAAAATGCATGGGCATAGCGTAAGAGTGCCTAGCCTTGATGTTTCCATGATAGATTTAAGTTTGTTTTTAGAAAAAAAAGCTCCTAAAGAGTCAATCAATGATTTATTGATTGAAGCTTCAAAAGGGGCTTTAAAAGGCGTGTTAGAGATAGATTTGAAAAAAAGGGTTAGCTCTGATTTTATTTCTAATCCTAGTAGCGTTATTGTCGCGCCTGATTTGACTTTCACGCTAGAGAATATGGTAAAAATCATGGGGTGGTATGATAATGAATGGGGGTATTCTAATCGTTTGGTGGATATGGCGCAGTTTATATGTCATTATTAA